The proteins below come from a single uncultured Carboxylicivirga sp. genomic window:
- a CDS encoding gliding motility lipoprotein GldH has protein sequence MTVIKRNSILIAVLLAIVFISCDNNVVFDQYVTIPDGGWSKDSMAVFKAEIPSVQQAYNVYINIRNRSEYPNSNLWLFVDVMSPSGKVMQQKVDCILADDNGRWLGSGWGDLFHVTVPYQMGIKFAEQGEYTIKIVQGMRTDDLTGIHNIGIRIEEAQ, from the coding sequence ATGACGGTAATAAAAAGAAATAGCATTCTTATAGCTGTTTTATTAGCCATTGTCTTTATCAGTTGTGATAACAATGTTGTTTTTGATCAGTATGTTACTATTCCAGATGGGGGATGGAGCAAAGATTCGATGGCAGTTTTTAAAGCTGAAATACCAAGTGTTCAACAGGCCTATAATGTTTATATCAACATTCGTAATCGTTCGGAGTATCCCAATAGTAATCTTTGGTTGTTCGTTGATGTGATGAGTCCTTCAGGTAAAGTAATGCAGCAAAAGGTAGATTGCATTTTGGCTGATGATAACGGACGTTGGTTAGGTTCTGGATGGGGCGATTTATTTCATGTTACAGTGCCTTATCAAATGGGTATAAAATTTGCTGAACAAGGTGAGTATACAATAAAAATTGTACAGGGTATGCGCACCGATGACTTAACTGGCATACATAATATTGGAATTAGAATAGAAGAAGCTCAATAG
- the trmB gene encoding tRNA (guanosine(46)-N7)-methyltransferase TrmB, with protein sequence MGKNKLKKFAEMATYDHVFQANYSDLKDEPFALKGNWNKNFFKNENPIVLELGCGKGEYTVGLGELFPNKNFIGIDIKGARMHRGATDSKNKGMSNVAFIRTKVELLKYFFEEDEVDEIWLTFSDPQMKRVNKRLSSTRFMKLYLRVMKPGGIIHLKTDSNFLYTYTDAMVKENKLPVLVNETDLYGSGYDDEILSIQTHYEAKWIAHGLNIKYLKYKLEAREEWIEPDIDIDYDSYHSGGRGVVKEREPRKQNNAQE encoded by the coding sequence GTGGGAAAGAATAAGTTGAAAAAGTTTGCCGAAATGGCAACTTACGATCATGTTTTTCAGGCTAATTACAGTGATCTAAAAGATGAGCCTTTCGCTTTGAAAGGAAACTGGAATAAGAATTTTTTTAAAAATGAGAATCCAATAGTATTGGAATTGGGATGTGGAAAAGGTGAATATACAGTTGGTTTAGGGGAATTGTTTCCAAATAAAAACTTTATAGGAATTGATATTAAAGGGGCAAGGATGCACCGTGGTGCTACCGACTCTAAAAATAAAGGGATGAGCAATGTTGCTTTTATCCGAACCAAAGTTGAGTTATTAAAGTACTTTTTCGAAGAAGATGAGGTGGATGAAATTTGGCTTACCTTTAGCGATCCTCAAATGAAAAGGGTGAATAAGCGTTTGTCATCAACCCGTTTTATGAAATTATACCTGCGTGTTATGAAGCCGGGGGGGATTATTCATTTAAAAACTGATTCAAACTTTTTATATACCTACACCGATGCTATGGTGAAGGAAAATAAACTTCCTGTTTTGGTTAATGAAACCGATTTGTATGGTTCTGGTTATGATGATGAAATACTTAGTATACAAACTCATTACGAAGCCAAATGGATTGCTCATGGCTTAAATATCAAATATCTTAAATATAAGCTTGAGGCAAGAGAAGAATGGATCGAACCGGATATTGATATCGATTATGATTCGTATCATAGTGGAGGCCGTGGTGTTGTAAAAGAACGTGAACCACGAAAGCAAAACAATGCCCAAGAATGA
- a CDS encoding MGMT family protein, which yields MPKNDFFEQVYQVAELIPYGRVTSYGAIAKYLGAVRSARMVGWAMNKCGLWYNYVPAHRVVNRNGLLTGKQYFPGGETMKELLQNEGIIVEDNQIINFKEVFWDPSVELI from the coding sequence ATGCCCAAGAATGATTTTTTCGAACAGGTTTACCAAGTAGCTGAGCTGATTCCATACGGAAGAGTTACCAGTTACGGTGCTATTGCTAAATATTTGGGTGCTGTCCGAAGTGCCCGAATGGTTGGTTGGGCTATGAATAAATGCGGATTGTGGTATAATTATGTACCGGCCCATCGAGTGGTCAATCGTAATGGATTATTAACAGGTAAGCAGTATTTTCCGGGTGGTGAAACCATGAAAGAGCTATTGCAGAATGAAGGAATAATTGTTGAGGACAACCAGATTATTAATTTTAAAGAGGTCTTTTGGGATCCATCAGTTGAATTAATCTGA
- a CDS encoding ATP-binding protein, giving the protein MSQNNLNKVILDLIFSANNKSSEKEVLQSCLPQYLQLLKCNAAAILKQKEADEWSVFYVEQDSQNYDINTFLNIPIKNSNSHCSNQFYSQTYTFSNYGRITFLKKDNPIDLNIFAQIIPALQNLGQILISHETQVIKKETQRSLKRRMDIQSMSLELIQASAFENNLLTGEASSTPHLFHFLGYTKEDIPTTLEETTALVHEDDVANVIQAIADHQSGKNPEYFSEFRMRSKSGEWFWVEGRGKLLATHHTQKPHLLIGISQIINKRKNAELELIKAKEKAIESDRLKSAFLANMSHEIRTPMNGILGFMELLEDSDLDEKTRISYMRIIEDNGQRMLNTLNNLINISKIEAGQMPIYNTHFDAVETAKEAFLFFNCEANKKGLELLSRIPDYKHFLVFSDQNKIHAIITNFTKNALKYTLKGSVELGFIQKRNCPTFYIKDTGIGMRPKEQQTVFEQFFQVNDNKITRREGAGLGLSICKAYADMLGCKIWVESEKDKGSCFFLSLPNYQHMLSD; this is encoded by the coding sequence ATGAGCCAAAACAACCTAAACAAGGTGATTCTTGACCTTATTTTTTCTGCAAATAACAAATCAAGCGAAAAGGAGGTACTGCAAAGTTGCCTTCCGCAATACCTGCAATTATTAAAATGCAATGCTGCAGCTATACTTAAACAAAAAGAAGCTGATGAATGGAGCGTTTTTTATGTGGAACAGGACAGCCAGAATTATGATATCAATACCTTTTTAAACATCCCTATTAAAAATAGCAACAGTCATTGCTCAAATCAATTTTACTCTCAAACCTACACTTTTAGTAACTACGGGCGAATTACCTTCTTGAAAAAGGATAATCCTATCGATTTAAATATTTTTGCCCAAATCATACCAGCCCTACAAAATTTAGGACAAATATTAATCTCGCACGAAACACAGGTTATAAAAAAGGAAACCCAACGTTCTTTAAAAAGAAGAATGGATATTCAATCAATGTCACTTGAGTTAATTCAGGCTTCGGCATTTGAGAATAACTTATTGACCGGCGAAGCTTCATCAACGCCACACTTATTCCATTTTTTAGGATATACAAAAGAAGATATACCTACAACGTTAGAAGAAACGACAGCTTTGGTTCACGAGGATGATGTAGCAAATGTAATACAAGCAATCGCTGATCATCAATCAGGTAAAAACCCTGAATATTTTAGTGAATTTCGCATGCGATCAAAAAGTGGTGAATGGTTTTGGGTCGAAGGTCGAGGTAAATTACTCGCAACCCATCACACCCAAAAACCACATTTACTTATTGGCATATCTCAAATAATAAATAAACGAAAGAATGCAGAACTTGAACTGATCAAGGCAAAAGAAAAAGCCATAGAGAGCGACCGGCTTAAAAGTGCCTTTTTGGCCAATATGAGTCATGAAATTAGAACACCAATGAATGGTATTTTGGGTTTTATGGAGTTATTAGAAGACTCGGATTTGGATGAAAAAACTCGGATTTCGTACATGCGAATTATTGAAGATAATGGCCAACGCATGCTTAACACACTTAATAATCTTATAAACATTTCGAAGATTGAAGCCGGCCAAATGCCCATATACAACACTCATTTTGATGCCGTTGAAACAGCAAAAGAAGCCTTCTTATTTTTTAATTGCGAAGCCAATAAAAAAGGTCTTGAATTACTATCCAGAATTCCTGATTACAAACATTTCCTTGTTTTCTCTGATCAGAATAAAATCCATGCAATCATAACAAACTTCACCAAAAATGCTTTGAAATATACACTAAAAGGAAGTGTTGAATTAGGATTTATCCAAAAGCGCAACTGCCCTACATTTTATATCAAAGATACAGGTATTGGAATGCGCCCTAAAGAACAACAAACTGTATTCGAACAATTTTTTCAGGTAAACGATAATAAAATTACACGTCGTGAAGGAGCTGGATTAGGTCTTTCGATTTGCAAAGCTTATGCTGATATGCTAGGATGCAAAATATGGGTTGAAAGTGAAAAAGATAAAGGATCTTGCTTCTTTCTGTCATTACCTAATTACCAGCATATGTTATCAGATTAA
- a CDS encoding Mrp/NBP35 family ATP-binding protein yields the protein MEYYPNLILDALKHVIHPGKGKDIVSLGMVEDDLRIDGKRISFSLLFDRANDPLIGSLKKACVQAIHTYVEAEAQIEGNIYVKVKPKAKPVETKTLPGVKNVIAVASGKGGVGKSTITSNLAVALAKAGYSVGLLDADIFGPSVPIMFQTEDARPILEKVDGKDKIIPVEKYGVKMLSIGYFVNPDDALVWRGAMATNAIKQLINDGNWGELDYLLLDLPPGTSDIHLTLVQSVSITGAVVVTTPQNVALADAVKGISMFKSKNINVPVLGLVENMAWFTPAELPENKYYIFGKDGGKTLAAKLQVPLLGQIPIVQSIREGGDNGEPAALNEASIIGIAFADLAQKVVERVEHRNASMPQTKIVEIKK from the coding sequence ATGGAGTATTATCCTAATTTAATTTTAGATGCGTTAAAGCATGTGATACACCCCGGAAAAGGGAAAGACATTGTATCTCTAGGGATGGTGGAAGACGACCTGCGCATTGATGGAAAAAGAATCAGTTTTAGTTTATTGTTCGATAGAGCTAATGATCCATTAATAGGATCGTTAAAAAAAGCGTGTGTGCAGGCAATTCATACATATGTCGAAGCAGAAGCTCAGATTGAAGGAAATATTTATGTAAAGGTTAAGCCAAAAGCAAAACCTGTTGAAACAAAGACCTTGCCTGGGGTTAAAAATGTAATTGCGGTTGCTTCTGGTAAGGGGGGAGTGGGTAAATCTACTATTACTTCAAATTTGGCTGTTGCTCTTGCTAAAGCGGGATATTCGGTAGGATTGTTGGATGCTGATATATTTGGGCCTTCTGTACCTATCATGTTTCAAACAGAAGATGCTCGACCTATATTAGAAAAGGTTGATGGTAAAGATAAAATCATACCAGTAGAGAAGTATGGCGTAAAAATGTTAAGTATTGGTTACTTTGTTAATCCTGATGATGCTTTGGTATGGCGAGGAGCAATGGCGACAAATGCAATCAAACAATTGATTAACGATGGTAACTGGGGTGAGTTGGATTATTTATTATTGGATTTACCTCCGGGAACCAGCGATATCCACCTAACTTTAGTACAAAGTGTTAGTATTACAGGTGCTGTAGTAGTAACAACTCCTCAGAATGTTGCTTTGGCTGATGCTGTTAAAGGAATTAGCATGTTTAAAAGCAAAAATATCAATGTACCGGTTTTAGGATTGGTTGAAAATATGGCTTGGTTTACTCCTGCCGAATTACCAGAAAACAAATATTATATTTTTGGAAAAGATGGTGGAAAAACATTGGCCGCCAAATTGCAGGTTCCATTGTTAGGTCAGATACCAATTGTACAAAGTATTCGAGAAGGGGGTGATAATGGAGAGCCTGCAGCTTTAAACGAAGCTTCAATTATAGGAATAGCTTTTGCCGATTTGGCTCAAAAAGTTGTTGAACGAGTTGAGCACCGTAATGCTTCAATGCCTCAAACAAAAATTGTAGAAATAAAGAAATAG
- a CDS encoding NifU family protein, which yields MGEEEKTKLFEQVEEALETIRPYLQGDGGNITLLEITDDFVVKVRLEGSCHGCHLSMQTLKGGVEMVVKKSVPQIVEVVAVD from the coding sequence ATGGGGGAAGAGGAGAAAACAAAACTATTTGAACAAGTTGAGGAGGCATTGGAGACGATTCGTCCTTATCTTCAAGGAGATGGAGGGAATATTACTTTACTGGAAATAACGGATGATTTTGTAGTCAAGGTACGATTAGAAGGATCGTGCCATGGCTGTCATTTGAGTATGCAAACGCTTAAAGGTGGAGTTGAGATGGTAGTGAAAAAATCGGTGCCGCAAATAGTTGAGGTGGTTGCTGTTGATTAA
- a CDS encoding lipoate--protein ligase, translating to MLIIRSITDNPAFNIATEQFLLENVNDDCFYLYINKPSVIVGKHQNSLAEINVDYVSKNNIPVVRRLTGGGAVFHDPGNLNFSFIMQSQKNERVSFDKYLQPILKALHSLDVDAKFEGRNDLTIQGKKFSGNAKCVYNGKILQHGTLLFSSVLPDLSQALKINPLKYKDKAVKSVRNRVTNIQEHLKNDISLIEFENQIVHYVRAVFVGSEIYNLSDRDVSVINQLVDEKFGTWDWNFGNSPKYNFQKGIKTTGGHVEVNLEVQKGIITQVKLYGDFFTHGEVSEFEKLLVGKPHEQEHIKIILDQAGVENYIDNVSASELIEGMF from the coding sequence ATGTTAATTATTCGCTCAATTACCGATAATCCTGCTTTTAATATTGCTACAGAACAGTTTTTACTTGAAAATGTAAACGACGATTGCTTTTATCTGTACATAAATAAACCATCTGTTATTGTTGGTAAACATCAGAATTCGCTGGCCGAAATAAATGTTGACTATGTGAGTAAAAACAATATTCCAGTTGTTAGACGGTTGACTGGTGGAGGTGCAGTGTTTCATGATCCCGGTAATCTTAACTTTTCGTTTATTATGCAATCGCAAAAAAATGAACGAGTAAGTTTTGATAAATATTTACAGCCCATTTTAAAAGCTTTACATTCGCTTGATGTTGATGCTAAATTTGAAGGCAGAAATGATTTAACTATTCAAGGTAAAAAGTTCTCGGGAAATGCAAAATGTGTTTATAATGGAAAAATTTTGCAGCATGGAACTTTACTATTTAGTTCAGTGTTGCCCGATTTATCACAAGCTTTAAAAATAAATCCGCTTAAATATAAAGATAAAGCAGTAAAATCGGTACGTAATCGAGTTACAAATATTCAGGAACATTTAAAGAACGACATCTCATTAATAGAATTTGAAAATCAGATAGTACACTATGTGCGAGCAGTCTTTGTAGGCTCTGAAATTTATAATCTGTCGGATAGAGATGTTTCGGTCATCAATCAGCTTGTAGACGAAAAATTTGGTACATGGGATTGGAATTTCGGCAATTCACCAAAATATAATTTCCAAAAAGGAATAAAAACTACTGGTGGTCATGTGGAAGTCAACCTGGAAGTGCAAAAAGGAATCATTACTCAGGTAAAATTGTATGGTGACTTTTTTACGCATGGTGAGGTGAGTGAATTTGAAAAATTATTGGTTGGTAAACCGCACGAACAGGAACATATTAAGATTATATTAGATCAAGCCGGGGTAGAAAATTATATTGATAATGTTTCGGCCAGCGAACTAATAGAAGGTATGTTTTAG
- a CDS encoding GLUG motif-containing protein, whose amino-acid sequence MNKLFYFLFFLMGILSVQKSTANSITSHQVRWRADDGDEASATNLEAAQLKEPGTNIRLRIEIWANVYQSEDGPIEDWPLKLQYKQGTSGDWTDVGSTDAHFKSGNSSYLVNGTEGTQQMSSTPFLGAQVYDETSSVSFSSEKSGYFEYEFSIQATDKAQSGVYHFRLEGCSNYDENAVLLYGESLPFDGEGTEENPFLISTLDDLRALSMSPEYYSYHFSQTADIDASDTQSWNLGNHDNDETTEDQPMGFFPITNFTGTYNGNNHTINGLYINRPTANNEGLFGSVTNGEVSNLGISDAKISGNESVGGLVGNSSNSTVINCYCAGTITGAGNQVGGLVGYNYRSSITDCYSAGIVNGASDYTGGLVGYNFNSPSISSCYSTCKVTGSGLSTGGLAGYSVNNSIIENCYCTGSVTGSGNSTGGFIGINYSSTIRNCYNTGAVTGEIYTGGFAGQVTAGSVKDCFFNFETSGQITGIGSSNNPEALVTGLTTDEMTGNLCQYTQNSWLFPSVWTMSTADNGGYPALAWQGFAHTVSCSLPDRVDGIVIIASIEDLVWLSQSGEADWSADYIQTADIDASTISNFTPIGNNTIKFTGSYDGQGYTISGLTINYPNDNCIGMFGYTAGSVISNLGLTNITVTGTQNVGAIVGQNESNSHITNCYSTGSVTGTTSVGGLVGANNGSAYLLNSYSAATVQGSRSIGGIAGWNGDMSEVTNCYAIGSVSGISGSEYIGGLVGRNATGSTVNKCYSTGFVSGDAYTGALVGYSYTYDTYHNYIINSYFNSETSGQSNGLGGKSSSSYTTEELTDLSTADMQTLSSFEKLDFAGLTSDGTDDIWAISTGTNNGFPVFMWQIEPTIPALGNVSETTSSSDQDKITITLSGSLTNMGTPNPVQYGFCYSTIETSPTIDNSTIINLGVINGNETASELSNNFSDAITIERGQTVYVRAYAINAVGTGYSSEVKSIISKLTQTISFNTLAPQTYGNADIALKATASSDLTVSYTSSNDEVATIVDGMIHITGAGTCTITASQEGNDNYEAAESVSQELTINKATLTVTADNQTMEQGSEIPVLTFSYSGFVNGEDKSVLDEQPITSTEATAASPANVYPITINGGSDNNYTFEYVNGILTITVVTAIDNVDTNNFKIFPNPASDIIYINGAKGLVTIYNITGKKILTHDLSNSNSINLSNINKGIYILNADGKNVKFIKK is encoded by the coding sequence ATGAACAAACTGTTTTACTTTTTATTTTTTCTAATGGGGATTCTGAGTGTTCAGAAGTCCACAGCCAATTCGATAACATCTCATCAAGTCAGGTGGCGTGCCGACGACGGTGACGAGGCATCTGCAACCAACTTAGAAGCAGCTCAGCTAAAAGAGCCGGGCACTAACATTCGCTTAAGAATAGAAATTTGGGCAAATGTATATCAGTCTGAAGATGGTCCCATTGAAGATTGGCCATTAAAATTGCAATATAAACAAGGTACTTCCGGTGACTGGACTGATGTAGGCTCTACTGATGCCCATTTTAAATCGGGTAACTCTTCATATCTTGTAAATGGTACAGAAGGCACCCAGCAGATGAGTTCTACCCCTTTTTTAGGCGCTCAAGTATATGATGAAACCTCCTCTGTAAGTTTTTCAAGCGAAAAGAGTGGTTATTTCGAATACGAATTTTCTATTCAGGCAACAGATAAGGCTCAGTCCGGTGTCTATCATTTCAGACTAGAGGGATGTAGCAATTATGATGAGAATGCTGTTTTACTTTATGGTGAAAGTTTGCCTTTTGATGGCGAAGGTACAGAAGAGAACCCCTTTCTCATTTCAACTCTTGATGATTTACGTGCACTCAGCATGTCTCCGGAGTATTATTCATATCATTTTAGTCAGACGGCAGATATAGATGCCTCTGATACGCAATCATGGAATTTAGGTAATCATGATAATGATGAAACAACGGAAGATCAGCCGATGGGATTTTTCCCAATTACAAACTTTACCGGAACTTACAACGGGAACAACCACACTATTAACGGATTGTATATCAATCGCCCGACAGCAAACAACGAGGGATTATTTGGTTCCGTTACCAATGGAGAGGTATCTAATCTCGGGATCTCGGATGCCAAAATTTCCGGTAATGAATCCGTTGGCGGTCTTGTCGGTAATTCCTCCAATTCTACAGTAATCAATTGCTATTGTGCGGGAACAATTACCGGAGCAGGCAATCAAGTAGGCGGTCTTGTGGGATATAATTACAGATCTTCAATTACCGACTGCTATAGTGCCGGAATTGTTAACGGGGCAAGTGACTATACAGGAGGTCTTGTTGGATACAATTTCAACTCTCCTTCTATATCAAGCTGTTACAGCACTTGCAAAGTTACAGGATCGGGACTAAGTACCGGCGGACTGGCAGGCTATAGTGTAAATAATTCAATAATAGAGAACTGCTATTGCACCGGGAGTGTTACCGGGTCAGGTAATTCTACCGGTGGTTTTATTGGAATCAATTACTCATCAACCATTAGAAACTGTTACAATACAGGGGCGGTGACAGGAGAAATATATACCGGCGGTTTTGCGGGACAAGTTACAGCAGGTAGCGTAAAAGATTGTTTCTTTAATTTTGAAACCTCCGGGCAAATAACAGGTATTGGTAGCAGCAACAACCCGGAAGCCTTAGTTACCGGGTTGACAACCGATGAGATGACCGGTAACCTTTGTCAATACACCCAAAACTCATGGTTGTTCCCTAGTGTGTGGACCATGAGCACTGCCGACAACGGCGGATACCCCGCATTAGCTTGGCAAGGATTTGCACATACAGTCTCTTGTTCATTACCCGATCGTGTGGACGGCATAGTTATAATAGCATCTATTGAAGACTTGGTGTGGTTGTCTCAATCGGGTGAAGCCGATTGGAGTGCTGATTATATTCAAACAGCCGACATAGATGCTTCTACGATATCCAATTTTACTCCTATTGGAAACAATACAATTAAGTTCACTGGGTCATATGACGGTCAGGGGTATACCATTTCCGGGTTAACCATTAATTATCCAAATGACAATTGCATAGGTATGTTCGGCTATACAGCTGGCTCTGTTATCAGCAATCTAGGACTTACAAACATTACTGTAACGGGAACACAGAACGTGGGAGCGATAGTCGGACAAAATGAAAGCAACTCACATATAACAAATTGCTATTCTACCGGTTCGGTTACCGGAACTACTTCTGTTGGTGGATTAGTAGGTGCTAATAATGGTAGTGCTTATCTTCTGAATAGTTATTCGGCGGCTACCGTTCAAGGATCAAGAAGTATCGGAGGTATTGCTGGATGGAATGGTGATATGTCTGAAGTAACTAATTGCTATGCTATTGGATCTGTCTCCGGCATTTCAGGTAGTGAATACATCGGTGGTTTAGTAGGAAGAAATGCAACCGGTTCTACCGTAAATAAATGTTACAGTACCGGTTTTGTTTCCGGTGATGCTTATACAGGAGCTTTAGTAGGATATAGTTACACTTACGACACCTATCACAACTATATAATTAACAGTTATTTTAATTCCGAAACATCAGGGCAAAGCAACGGTCTTGGAGGTAAAAGTTCTTCGAGCTATACCACAGAAGAACTTACAGACCTTTCAACTGCAGACATGCAAACACTTTCATCCTTTGAAAAACTGGATTTTGCCGGTCTTACATCTGATGGAACAGATGACATCTGGGCTATTTCTACAGGAACAAATAACGGCTTTCCTGTTTTTATGTGGCAGATAGAACCAACAATACCTGCATTAGGAAATGTTAGTGAAACAACCTCATCATCAGACCAGGACAAAATAACAATAACGCTGTCGGGTAGTCTTACCAACATGGGAACTCCAAACCCTGTTCAATATGGTTTTTGCTACAGCACTATAGAAACAAGTCCAACAATTGATAATAGTACTATTATTAATTTAGGTGTCATAAATGGTAATGAAACAGCAAGCGAGTTATCAAACAATTTCTCCGATGCTATAACCATCGAAAGAGGACAAACAGTTTATGTTCGTGCCTATGCCATTAATGCTGTCGGCACAGGTTATAGTAGCGAAGTTAAATCAATAATTTCTAAACTAACTCAAACCATCAGCTTTAATACTCTTGCTCCACAGACGTACGGCAATGCAGATATAGCATTGAAAGCAACCGCTTCGTCTGACTTAACTGTTAGTTATACCTCATCCAATGATGAAGTAGCAACCATTGTTGATGGAATGATTCATATTACTGGAGCAGGTACATGTACTATCACTGCCAGTCAGGAAGGTAATGATAATTATGAAGCTGCGGAGTCGGTTAGTCAGGAGTTAACCATAAACAAGGCTACTTTAACAGTCACTGCCGATAATCAAACAATGGAACAAGGTTCTGAGATACCTGTATTGACCTTCAGCTACAGCGGTTTTGTAAATGGTGAGGATAAAAGTGTACTTGATGAACAACCAATAACAAGTACAGAAGCGACTGCTGCCAGTCCAGCTAATGTGTATCCTATTACCATTAATGGTGGTTCAGATAACAACTATACTTTTGAATATGTAAACGGAATACTTACTATAACAGTAGTAACCGCTATAGACAATGTTGACACTAATAACTTTAAGATATTCCCTAATCCAGCTTCTGATATAATTTATATTAACGGAGCAAAAGGATTAGTTACGATTTACAATATTACAGGTAAGAAAATTCTTACCCATGATTTAAGTAATAGTAACAGTATTAATCTATCTAATATCAATAAGGGTATCTATATTTTGAATGCTGATGGCAAAAATGTGAAGTTTATTAAAAAGTAA
- the lnt gene encoding apolipoprotein N-acyltransferase codes for MTNSKKSNILLLKYKTIIYIILSVIIIGITYNYFLFPLAWVAMVPFLLALETKTPKQSFGIGTAIGSLVGFCLCFWMYKVTQEYTGTDTSLGLVFVIISGIYFSLQYGLYAFLYSLFLAKKKISKTRYTFIQKAMFIAGLWVLIEWGSSLLLHSLPWLCHMLAYTQTTDLYMIQTASVAGPWLISFCVILANYSVFYSIMSRKIKYFLYAVGLLLLLHLQGYSAVKLTDVQLPINKTKVTYINGNIKPGHKYSKYYTDSLQLLYYRLNEQAAKQNPELILWTESASPWAFSTDNGFLEKILNITFSTRAYHLIGINIPDTHDTSMFFNSAAFITYDGAMRARYDKSQLLSLMEEPLSNSLLSLRGGKSERFYKSKFDKPLKTNLGTIGTLICNESLFSNIARSHTQQGAVFLTLMSNDSWFTETRLAFHHFYISRLRAVENRRELLINSNGGYSGKYTASGRIENVRSPGDACIINEEVKSYSNLSFYTQKGDWFVWLAFVFTAMSVLVRKKRPKIKKN; via the coding sequence ATGACAAATAGTAAAAAATCCAATATACTTTTATTAAAATACAAAACAATAATTTACATAATACTTAGCGTAATTATCATTGGTATAACTTACAACTATTTTTTATTTCCGCTTGCGTGGGTTGCCATGGTCCCTTTTCTATTGGCATTAGAAACCAAAACACCCAAACAGTCTTTTGGAATCGGCACTGCAATTGGTAGCCTTGTTGGTTTTTGCTTGTGCTTTTGGATGTATAAGGTTACTCAAGAATATACAGGCACCGATACTTCTTTAGGTCTGGTGTTTGTGATAATTTCAGGTATCTATTTTTCATTACAGTATGGTCTATATGCATTTTTATATAGTCTGTTTTTAGCTAAAAAGAAGATTTCAAAAACACGATATACTTTTATCCAGAAAGCCATGTTTATAGCAGGTCTTTGGGTGCTTATCGAATGGGGGAGTTCACTGCTTTTACACTCTCTTCCGTGGTTATGCCACATGTTGGCATATACTCAAACAACCGATCTTTATATGATTCAAACAGCATCGGTGGCTGGTCCTTGGCTTATTAGCTTCTGTGTAATACTTGCTAATTATTCAGTTTTTTACTCTATTATGTCACGTAAAATAAAGTACTTCTTATACGCTGTAGGATTATTGTTACTATTACATCTACAAGGATATTCGGCGGTGAAGTTGACTGATGTTCAACTACCAATAAATAAAACGAAAGTTACTTACATAAACGGGAACATAAAGCCAGGGCATAAATACAGTAAATACTATACCGATTCGCTCCAATTACTTTATTATCGACTGAATGAACAAGCAGCAAAACAAAATCCGGAGCTGATATTGTGGACAGAGAGTGCTTCGCCTTGGGCTTTTTCTACAGATAATGGTTTTTTGGAAAAAATACTGAATATTACTTTCTCGACAAGAGCTTATCACTTAATTGGGATAAACATTCCGGATACACATGATACTTCAATGTTTTTTAATTCGGCTGCGTTCATCACATACGACGGGGCCATGCGTGCTCGATATGATAAGTCGCAATTGTTAAGTTTAATGGAAGAGCCGTTAAGTAACTCTTTATTGTCGTTGCGGGGCGGTAAATCGGAACGATTTTATAAAAGTAAGTTCGATAAACCCTTAAAAACTAACTTAGGTACAATTGGTACACTTATTTGTAACGAGAGTCTGTTTTCGAATATTGCACGTTCACATACACAACAAGGTGCAGTATTTCTGACTCTAATGAGCAACGACAGCTGGTTTACCGAAACAAGGTTGGCTTTTCATCATTTTTATATTTCGCGACTGCGAGCAGTTGAGAATCGAAGAGAACTTCTGATTAACAGCAACGGAGGATATTCCGGAAAATATACCGCAAGCGGTCGCATCGAAAATGTTCGATCTCCTGGTGATGCATGTATCATAAATGAAGAGGTGAAAAGCTATTCGAACTTGAGTTTCTATACTCAAAAAGGTGATTGGTTCGTTTGGCTTGCTTTTGTATTTACAGCTATGTCAGTTTTAGTCCGAAAAAAAAGACCAAAAATTAAGAAAAATTGA